The following coding sequences lie in one Streptomyces venezuelae genomic window:
- a CDS encoding DMT family transporter: protein MSALALSVLLSLVSAVAYAGGAILQERVAATTPGQRYAPLRRGAWWVAIALNGLGALLHVVALAYGPLSLVQPLGALTIVFALPMAAVFVRRRAGATAWRGALMATVGLAGLLSLTSSSDSQTLADAERVVLALVTGGGVLGLMVAAHAAHRHPVMRSVLLACAAGGAFGIASVFTKTVAVDLDENVAVVEQLPSLAVIAVLAAAGVLLSQASYRGAGLAAPLSTVTVVNPVVAAAVGLTLFGESFRHGATGTVLALGSGVVAACGLILLTTERIARETSTVTVAQGGPSPAGATGSYPQSQSQSQSQSHEDPEPRPAAAGLPAVPSQQPSAAHRRTRPRHQGRRERMVS from the coding sequence TCGCATACGCGGGCGGCGCGATCCTCCAGGAGCGCGTGGCGGCGACGACTCCCGGGCAGCGGTACGCACCGCTGCGCCGCGGCGCCTGGTGGGTCGCGATCGCCCTCAACGGTCTCGGCGCCCTCCTGCACGTCGTGGCTCTGGCCTACGGCCCGCTGAGCCTGGTCCAGCCGCTCGGCGCACTCACCATCGTCTTCGCCCTGCCCATGGCCGCCGTGTTCGTACGCCGCCGGGCCGGGGCCACCGCCTGGCGGGGCGCGCTCATGGCGACGGTGGGGCTCGCCGGGCTCCTCTCGCTCACCTCGTCGTCCGACTCGCAGACCCTGGCCGACGCGGAGCGCGTCGTGCTGGCCCTGGTCACGGGCGGCGGTGTGCTCGGCCTGATGGTGGCGGCGCACGCAGCGCACCGGCATCCGGTGATGCGCAGCGTGCTGCTCGCCTGCGCGGCGGGCGGCGCCTTCGGCATCGCGTCCGTCTTCACGAAGACGGTGGCGGTCGATCTGGACGAGAACGTCGCGGTGGTCGAGCAGCTGCCGAGCCTCGCCGTGATCGCCGTCCTCGCGGCGGCCGGCGTGCTGCTCTCGCAGGCCTCGTACCGGGGTGCGGGCCTCGCGGCGCCGCTGTCGACGGTGACCGTGGTGAACCCGGTCGTCGCGGCGGCGGTCGGTCTGACCCTGTTCGGAGAATCCTTCCGGCACGGTGCCACGGGCACGGTTCTGGCGCTCGGCAGCGGGGTCGTGGCCGCGTGCGGCCTGATCCTCCTCACGACGGAGCGGATCGCCCGGGAGACGTCGACGGTGACGGTGGCGCAGGGTGGCCCTTCGCCCGCCGGGGCGACGGGTTCGTATCCGCAGTCGCAGTCGCAGTCGCAGTCGCAGTCGCACGAGGATCCCGAGCCGCGTCCCGCCGCGGCCGGGCTGCCCGCGGTGCCCTCGCAGCAGCCGTCGGCGGCCCACCGCAGAACGCGGCCGCGGCATCAGGGGCGGCGTGAGCGCATGGTGTCCTGA